From the genome of Mugil cephalus isolate CIBA_MC_2020 chromosome 2, CIBA_Mcephalus_1.1, whole genome shotgun sequence, one region includes:
- the LOC125003971 gene encoding tubulin beta-4B chain-like produces MREIVHLQAGQCGNQIGAKFWEVISDEHGIDPTGTYHGDSDLQLDRINVYYNEASGGKYVPRAILVDLEPGTMDSVRSGPFGQIFRPDNFVFGQSGAGNNWAKGHYTEGAELVDSVLDVVRKEAESCDCLQGFQLTHSLGGGTGSGMGTLLISKIREEYPDRIMNTFSVVPSPKVSDTVVEPYNATLSVHQLVENTDETYCIDNEALYDICFRTLKLTTPTYGDLNHLVSATMSGVTTCLRFPGQLNADLRKLAVNMVPFPRLHFFMPGFAPLTSRGSQQYRALSVPELTQQMFDAKNMMAACDPRHGRYLTVAAVFRGRMSMKEVDEQMLNVQNKNSSYFVEWIPNNVKTAVCDIPPRGLKMAATFIGNSTAIQELFKRISEQFTAMFRRKAFLHWYTGEGMDEMEFTEAESNMNDLVSEYQQYQDATAEEGEFEEEGEEEAA; encoded by the exons ATGCGTGAGATTGTGCATCTGCAGGCCGGACAGTGCGGGAACCAGATTGGAGCGAAG TTCTGGGAGGTGATCAGTGATGAGCATGGCATCGACCCAACAGGAACGTACCATGGAGACAGCGACCTGCAGCTGGACAGAATCAATGTCTACTATAATGAGgcttcag GTGGAAAGTACGTGCCGAGGGCCATCTTAGTAGATTTGGAGCCAGGCACTATGGACTCTGTCCGCTCCGGGCCCTTTGGACAGATCTTCAGACCAGATAACTTTGTCTTTG GCCAAAGTGGAGCAGGTAACAACTGGGCGAAGGGCCACTACACAGAGGGAGCTGAGTTGGTGGATTCCGTCCTGGATGTGGTGAGGAAGGAGGCCGAGAGCTGCGACTGCCTGCAGGGCTTCCAGCTCACACACTCTCTGGGTGGTGGAACTGGCTCCGGCATGGGGACTCTGCTCATCAGCAAGATCCGTGAGGAGTACCCCGATCGTATCATGAACACCTTCAGTGTGGTGCCCTCTCCTAAG GTGTCAGACACGGTGGTGGAGCCCTACAACGCCACTCTGTCTGTCCACCAGCTGGTTGAGAACACAGACGAGACCTACTGCATTGACAACGAGGCTCTGTACGACATCTGCTTCCGCACCCTCAAACTCACCACGCCCACTTACGGAGACCTCAACCACCTGGTTTCCGCTACCATGAGTGGGGTGACAACGTGCCTGCGCTTCCCTGGCCAGCTCAACGCTGACCTCCGCAAACTGGCCGTCAACATGGTTCCCTTCCCTCGTCTTCACTTCTTCATGCCCGGCTTCGCCCCGCTCACCAGCAGGGGTAGCCAGCAGTACAGGGCCCTCTCCGTGCCCGAACTCACTCAGCAGATGTTCGACGCCAAGAACATGATGGCTGCCTGTGACCCCCGCCACGGCCGCTACCTGACCGTGGCCGCAGTGTTCCGCGGTCGCATGTCCATGAAGGAGGTGGACGAGCAGATGCTGAACGTGCAGAACAAGAACAGCAGCTACTTCGTAGAGTGGATCCCCAACAACGTCAAGACGGCCGTGTGTGACATCCCACCCCGTGGCCTCAAGATGGCCGCCACCTTCATCGGCAACAGCACGGCCATACAAGAGCTGTTCAAGCGCATCTCCGAGCAGTTCACCGCCATGTTCCGCCGCAAGGCCTTCCTCCACTGGTACACCGGCGAAGGTATGGATGAGATGGAGTTCACTGAGGCAGAGAGCAACATGAACGACTTGGTGTCCGAGTACCAGCAGTACCAGGACGCCACAGCCGAGGAGGGGGAAtttgaggaggaaggagaggaggaggcggcctAA